From the Papaver somniferum cultivar HN1 chromosome 2, ASM357369v1, whole genome shotgun sequence genome, the window TAATTCCCTAATACACATCCTTTTGTGGATGCTGCCACTCTATCTCAAAGAATGTGGTGGTCAGCAGCCAACAGAATGGTTGGGCTTGAGACATGGGCATGTTCATGATCAAAATATGCACTCAGGCAAAAATCTCAAAATAAAGGGAGTCACAGTTTTCATATAAAGGTGTAAAAATTGTGGTACAGGCGATTATAGTATTCATATGTAAGTTCAGATTTCGGAATGAAGTACAAAATTTTGTTGTTATTTCTTATCTTCCAGATAAATGTTGTAATACAAATGTGGTTCCGTATTTTAGCACGCTTATGCTACACATCCTTATTTTCTAACTAAAGATCTCCTACGATTGATACATCATAAAAGCTCACTTTGAAGGTTGCTTGGAAACATCATCTGTTTCCTTTTTTGTTGAAACTGCTGCAGTTGCTGCTGCTGTCATAGCAGCAGCTGCAGCTCCTAACTTCACACCACCTGCTGCCTTCATTGCACCAGCCACCTTCGCAAATACAGCTATTCCACCTACTAGCATAGCTCTTAGAGCAACTGTTGGCTTTACCTCCATATTCTCGATTACCACTGCAATAACAAATAGGCAACACAGAAAAACTATGAGCAACAGTATTTGATTATAGGGATCTTGGGCTGACAAGATTTTAACAACTTTCTTATAAAAATAACCCGAAATTATGAACTTTGGATTTCAATCGTTCAACTCATTTTGACTTAGAGAACCATGTAGTAAAAGTGATTTTACAACGATCTGACCGCCAAACAGAAGGAAATCCTGCATTAACAATCTTTTCAAAGTTATCGGGCACTCGCCCATATCCAATTAGCACAAGAAGACAGGAAATATTGGTGTCGTTAGCTAATGCTTCGCTTATAAAAGGTAAACAAGCCCAAAGCAAAGCAGGTCTAGCATATGTTTAGTGCTTCACCAGATTCGCAAACATAAACGAGAGTCATGCAAATGCATATATGGCTGAAGCCTGAAGGATGTCCGAATCACATTTAATAAACCTTTGAAGCATAACAGACTTGGAATAGCAATAGAACTTACCGAACAGTAGTTATCTACAGTGAGAATTAGCTCAAGAGACAACAAATTCCACTGGTTTTTCTTTCCACAATGCTTCCTGCTACAAACGTTTGCACCGGAAATCAGCAAAAGATAAAAACTTCACATAAAAAACTATTTGTCAATCAAGATATAAAGAGTTCAAAGAAGTCGCAGTGTGCACACAAATTCAGATGTTGTCTGGAAGTCCTCTTAGATAACATCTTAGCAGCATCCATATTCAAAAGGGCTCGAAAGAGTAGATACTAATATCAATAAGAGAAATTCATAATGACTAAGGTCCTAAAATCTCAATTCTATATGATTCCTGGAATTGACAATAGCTGAATTCCTCCTACTCATTAGGTCATGAATCTCCGAACATTGAGCAAGTACAAGCAACGGTAGTTGATTATAAATCATTCAGATGTAAAGCAAAGAATATTCTCCTACTAAATAAACCCAAGTGAATCAAGTATAAGGAATCTTGAACTGAGAAGATTTTAACTTTCTGacagaaaaaaagaagagagcaAAACCTGAACTCTAGATTTCAATCATCTGATTAATTTTCAGTCATAATTGCCATGGCCTTTTCCTTAACGAATCACATAGCAGTATGATTTACAACGATCTGACGGCTAAAGGAAACTCAGAAGGGAATCCTGTGTTAACAATCTTTTCAAAGTTGCAGGCCATATCTAATCAGCACAAGAAAACAGGAAATTTTGGCATTCTGTGATATGTTTAGTGCTTCTTTAATAAAACCGTAAAGAGTCCACAGCTAAGCAGGTCTAACATATGTCTGAGACCCCGAAATCCCAGCATTTAGACACCATATTTGTTTCAACACTATTAAACAATCACTTCCAAACTTTTCCTATACTTTTTTGGTTTCAATGTCCTTACATGGCGAAAATTAAAAGTTTCACCAGATTCGCAAACATAAACAGGTAAGAGACTCATGAAAATGCATATATCTCTGAGCATAACAGACTTGGAATAGCAACAGAACTTACTGAACAATAAGTATCTAGTCAGAATTAGCTCAAGAGACGACAACAAATTCCACTGGTATTTCTTTCCACAATGCTTCCTACAACAAATGTTTACAACAGAAATCAGCAAACGTTAAACTCCACCAAACAATTTTATCAATCAAGATATAAAGAGTTACAAGAAGTAAAATGCAGTATGCACACAAATACAGATGTTGTCTGAAGGTCCTCTTAGATCAACACCTTTGCAGTATCCATAATCAAAGGTGTTCTAAAAAGGATAATACTAATGGTGGAAGAATTCACAAAAACAGGAGATACTGATACTAATCAGAAAAATTCATAATGACTAAGGTCCTAAAATTTCAATTTTATATGATTCCTGGTATTGACAATAGTTGAAATCCTTCTATTCATTAGGTCATGAATCTCCAAACTTTGACCAAATTAACCCATTCCAGattaaaattttatttaaatGAAGAACAATGGATCAAATTATGATATTCAAAAACTTGAGTTGCTACAAGAAAATTAGGGATAAATATGATAAGCTTTTTCTTCTAGCTTGCTACTAGATCTACAAAAAAACAGTTATCTAAAAGCAAAAGTATTGCAGTTCATCGTTCAGTTTTTATTAAATTTTAACTGGACGGAAATTTCTTACTACCTCCAAGAACACCCTTATATGTTAGAGCCTGTATAAAGTCATTGTACTGCTTCCCTATTAATTGTATCTTTCCTCTATTTTCACAGAAAATGAGACTCTAATAGTTGGTAAGGATGATTAAGATTTAAGAAGTCCAACTACTAGACTCTATACTCCAGTATCTCATATTAATCAACAAAATATACGACCTATCATGCCACAATCCGTTCGATCATGAGTTTAAGACTATAAGATAACGTAGCATCTAATTTTCTAATTTGCGTAGAATCACCAACTTTTATTAGctaaataacacaaacaagaaTACACGAGGGTGCAAAGGAAATA encodes:
- the LOC113347829 gene encoding uncharacterized protein LOC113347829 is translated as MEVKPTVALRAMLVGGIAVFAKVAGAMKAAGGVKLGAAAAAMTAAATAAVSTKKETDDVSKQPSK